In the genome of Flaviflexus ciconiae, one region contains:
- the qcrC gene encoding cytochrome bc1 complex diheme cytochrome c subunit, with translation MKISAMVRRNRYAPVVLLLFALFLTAGIYSLVAPGSATATQGTSEANVQEGEAIFEANCASCHGPDAAGTDIAPSLTGVGAASVHFQMITGRMPMANNSPQAEVKDVQFTEEQIYDVSAYVATLGPGPAIPSADLVDPAKGDPASGMELFRTNCSMCHNAVGAGGALSEGKVAPSLMDSTPTEIYEAMVTGPQSMPVFNDANITEQGKQDIISYIDHQQNAESIGGNNLGSVGPVVEGMWIWIVGIGGLCLIAVWIGAKKS, from the coding sequence GTGAAGATCTCCGCCATGGTCAGAAGGAACCGGTACGCCCCGGTCGTCCTTCTGCTGTTTGCACTGTTCTTGACGGCCGGAATCTACTCACTCGTGGCCCCCGGTAGCGCTACCGCCACCCAGGGCACCTCGGAAGCTAACGTCCAGGAGGGCGAGGCCATCTTTGAGGCGAACTGCGCCTCCTGCCACGGCCCGGATGCTGCCGGCACCGATATCGCACCGTCACTCACCGGTGTGGGAGCTGCCTCCGTCCACTTCCAGATGATCACGGGTCGCATGCCGATGGCGAATAACTCGCCCCAGGCCGAAGTGAAGGACGTTCAGTTCACCGAAGAGCAGATTTACGACGTCTCCGCGTACGTAGCAACGCTTGGCCCCGGCCCGGCAATTCCGTCCGCAGACTTGGTCGATCCCGCGAAGGGCGATCCGGCTTCCGGCATGGAGCTCTTCCGCACGAACTGCTCCATGTGCCACAACGCCGTTGGTGCCGGTGGCGCACTTTCCGAGGGCAAGGTCGCCCCGTCCCTCATGGACTCCACTCCGACGGAGATCTACGAGGCCATGGTGACCGGCCCGCAGTCGATGCCTGTGTTCAATGACGCCAACATCACCGAACAGGGTAAGCAGGACATCATTTCCTATATCGACCACCAGCAGAACGCCGAGTCGATCGGCGGCAACAACCTGGGTTCTGTTGGCCCCGTTGTTGAAGGCATGTGGATCTGGATCGTCGGCATTGGCGGACTCTGCCTCATTGCCGTTTGGATTGGAGCGAAGAAGTCTTGA
- the ctaE gene encoding aa3-type cytochrome oxidase subunit III, with amino-acid sequence MSTATSAAHRAPHVTRPNVLSVGIIVWLSSELMFFAGLFAMYFTHRSVAGEAAWSQAAESLNVPFAAINTLILMTSSITCQFGVWKAEKMIARREGSFLDLRKWGMTEWYMLSFFLGAIFVCLQIFEYYELVTHGVTISGSSYGSVFYITTGFHAIHVIGGLIAFLLIIGRTSITRKFSHREASTAVVTSYYWHFVDVIWIALFFIIYVLK; translated from the coding sequence GTGAGTACAGCAACTTCGGCTGCCCATCGTGCGCCACACGTAACGCGTCCCAATGTCCTGTCCGTGGGCATCATCGTCTGGCTTTCCAGCGAGCTGATGTTCTTCGCGGGCCTGTTCGCCATGTACTTCACGCACCGCTCCGTTGCGGGCGAAGCTGCGTGGAGCCAGGCGGCCGAGTCATTGAACGTGCCCTTTGCAGCCATCAACACCCTGATCCTGATGACCTCGTCCATCACGTGCCAGTTCGGCGTGTGGAAGGCTGAGAAGATGATCGCCCGCCGCGAGGGGTCTTTCCTTGACCTTCGGAAGTGGGGCATGACCGAGTGGTACATGCTGTCCTTCTTCCTCGGAGCGATCTTCGTTTGCCTCCAGATCTTCGAGTACTACGAGCTCGTCACGCACGGCGTAACGATCAGTGGAAGCAGCTACGGATCGGTCTTTTACATCACGACCGGTTTCCACGCCATCCACGTTATCGGTGGTCTCATTGCTTTCCTTCTGATTATCGGCCGCACGTCGATCACGAGGAAGTTCAGCCACCGCGAGGCATCCACCGCAGTCGTCACGTCCTACTACTGGCACTTCGTTGACGTCATCTGGATCGCCCTGTTCTTCATCATTTACGTTCTCAAATGA
- the trpD gene encoding anthranilate phosphoribosyltransferase: protein MSDRTWSELTSRLIRREDLALEDTRWAMDEVMSGQTSPVILAGFLTALATKGETIAELRGLADAMLEHATPIELDRDTLDIVGTGGDRLKTVNISTMSSLVIAAAGVKVVKHGNRASSSSSGSADCLEALGVDLNLPKERVVDNFSELGITFLFANLFHPSMRHAAVARRELAVGTAFNVLGPLTNPARPRAGAIGVSSAHHAPIVAGVLADRGNDALVFRGDNGMDELNAVAVNHVWEVRDGAVEYTAVNAPADLGLDPATVEDLRGADATFNADVARRVLAGEKGAARDAVLLNAAGALVADGRLVAPDSGSLIERLGKGLEIARETIDTGKADDLLRRWVELSHA from the coding sequence ATGAGTGACCGCACCTGGTCTGAACTCACTTCCCGGTTGATCCGGCGCGAGGACCTCGCGCTGGAAGACACTCGTTGGGCCATGGACGAAGTCATGTCCGGGCAAACGTCCCCGGTGATCCTCGCAGGGTTCCTCACGGCGCTTGCCACGAAGGGCGAGACGATCGCGGAACTCCGGGGTCTTGCCGACGCCATGCTGGAGCATGCGACCCCGATTGAACTTGACCGCGACACGCTCGACATCGTGGGAACGGGTGGCGACCGCCTGAAGACGGTCAACATCTCGACGATGTCCTCGCTCGTCATTGCGGCAGCGGGTGTCAAGGTCGTCAAGCACGGCAACCGTGCCTCCTCGTCGTCATCGGGTTCGGCGGACTGTCTGGAGGCTCTCGGTGTTGATCTGAACCTTCCGAAGGAACGCGTGGTCGACAACTTCTCCGAGCTTGGTATCACCTTCCTGTTCGCTAACCTGTTCCACCCGTCAATGCGACACGCTGCGGTCGCCCGCCGCGAGCTTGCGGTCGGTACAGCGTTTAACGTTCTTGGCCCGCTGACCAACCCGGCACGGCCCCGTGCCGGGGCCATCGGCGTGTCGTCCGCTCACCACGCCCCGATTGTTGCCGGCGTTCTTGCGGACCGCGGTAACGATGCTCTCGTGTTCCGCGGCGACAACGGCATGGACGAACTGAACGCGGTTGCCGTCAACCACGTGTGGGAAGTGCGGGACGGCGCCGTCGAATACACCGCGGTTAACGCGCCGGCCGATCTCGGACTCGACCCCGCCACGGTTGAGGATCTCCGAGGAGCGGACGCCACGTTCAACGCCGATGTAGCGCGCAGGGTTCTTGCGGGGGAGAAGGGCGCCGCTCGCGACGCCGTTCTTCTCAACGCGGCGGGTGCGCTGGTCGCCGACGGAAGGCTCGTCGCACCCGACTCGGGCTCCCTTATCGAGCGCCTGGGCAAGGGCCTTGAGATTGCGCGGGAGACGATCGACACGGGCAAGGCCGACGACCTGCTGCGCCGCTGGGTCGAACTCTCACACGCCTAG
- a CDS encoding Lrp/AsnC family transcriptional regulator: MLTAIVLIDADSGRIPEVAEELTQIKGVSEVYSTTGDRDLIAVVRVSDHDRLADVIADKMGKVEGVIDTVTYIAFRAYSQHDLEAAFHIGLD; this comes from the coding sequence ATGCTGACAGCAATTGTGCTCATCGACGCCGACAGTGGCCGCATCCCGGAGGTTGCCGAGGAACTCACCCAAATTAAGGGCGTTTCCGAGGTGTACTCCACAACCGGTGACCGCGACCTGATCGCCGTCGTCCGGGTCTCCGACCATGACAGGCTTGCCGACGTTATAGCGGACAAGATGGGCAAGGTTGAGGGCGTGATCGACACCGTCACCTACATCGCGTTCCGCGCCTACTCCCAGCACGACCTCGAGGCGGCCTTCCACATCGGACTCGACTGA
- a CDS encoding DEDD exonuclease domain-containing protein, with amino-acid sequence MAGRLILEDSRRAHEGIPVQMSFSELGTDLREATFVVVDLETTGGAPGSEEITEIGAVKSRGGEVIGEFATLVNPNQPIPPFITVLTGITTAMVIDAPRIAKVLPAFLEFLGNSPDTVLVAHNARFDVGHLKAAAAALDLPFPKLMTLDTVQLARRTISKDETPNYKLGTLARVIGTQTQPNHRALDDAKATEELLQFMLGRLGPLGVTHLEDLKTATDNVPYRRRTKAHLADDLPRTPGVYRFIGPSNEVMYVGTSVNVYKRVRQYFTAAEKRSRIGEMVDLAVRVEATSTATRLEAQVLELRDIQQYSPPYNRRSKSPEKRPWIVLTNEPHPRLSIVRSVPTDNMAHALGPFTSAKAARRAKDLLERVTRIRTCTTRLPTVPKPNARACSLLDMGMCSAPCVTGISQDAVPETRGLLSGTVDRAVESAMDNLRTLSSREEFERAADERDRLSALVRTAARHERLSLLSNIPELRASRPADRGWEIIVVRWGRLAGSAVANSVHEVLGTVEALASATKAVERPETACGAAPVEETELLYNWITSPTARLLNSPDQPFAVSRFSPLRFTIDVAVERTPSRSRA; translated from the coding sequence GTGGCAGGACGGCTAATCCTCGAAGACAGTAGGCGCGCCCACGAGGGCATTCCCGTTCAAATGTCGTTCTCGGAACTGGGAACGGACCTGCGGGAGGCAACGTTCGTCGTTGTCGACCTCGAAACAACCGGCGGCGCGCCGGGGTCCGAAGAGATCACGGAAATCGGGGCGGTGAAGTCCCGCGGCGGCGAAGTCATCGGCGAGTTCGCCACCCTCGTGAACCCGAATCAGCCCATTCCTCCGTTCATTACCGTCCTCACCGGTATCACCACCGCCATGGTTATCGACGCCCCACGAATCGCCAAGGTCCTTCCCGCCTTCCTCGAATTCTTGGGCAACTCCCCCGACACGGTCCTTGTCGCCCACAATGCTCGATTCGACGTGGGCCACCTCAAGGCAGCGGCAGCTGCCCTTGACCTTCCCTTCCCGAAGCTCATGACGCTGGACACCGTGCAACTGGCACGCCGCACGATCAGCAAGGACGAGACCCCGAACTACAAGCTGGGAACTCTTGCCCGTGTCATCGGAACACAAACTCAGCCGAACCACCGGGCTCTGGATGATGCGAAGGCAACCGAAGAGCTCCTCCAGTTCATGCTCGGACGGCTCGGGCCGCTCGGCGTCACCCACCTCGAGGACCTGAAGACCGCGACCGATAACGTGCCGTACCGCAGGCGGACGAAAGCTCATCTCGCGGACGACCTGCCCCGCACCCCGGGCGTGTACCGGTTCATTGGCCCGTCGAACGAAGTCATGTACGTCGGCACCTCAGTCAACGTCTACAAGCGGGTCCGCCAGTACTTCACCGCTGCCGAGAAAAGGTCCCGAATTGGGGAAATGGTCGACCTTGCCGTGCGGGTCGAGGCCACATCGACCGCAACCAGGCTCGAAGCCCAGGTTCTCGAGCTTCGCGACATTCAGCAGTACAGCCCGCCCTACAACCGCCGCTCAAAGAGCCCGGAGAAGCGCCCCTGGATCGTTCTCACCAACGAACCACATCCCAGGCTCTCCATCGTTCGCTCCGTCCCGACGGACAACATGGCACATGCACTCGGGCCATTCACCTCCGCTAAGGCGGCCCGGCGAGCCAAGGACCTCCTCGAACGCGTTACCCGGATCCGCACGTGCACGACGCGGTTACCGACAGTACCTAAGCCGAATGCTCGCGCCTGCTCGCTGTTAGACATGGGGATGTGCTCTGCCCCGTGTGTCACCGGAATCTCCCAAGATGCCGTTCCCGAAACCCGGGGTTTGCTCTCGGGAACCGTAGACCGGGCCGTTGAGTCCGCAATGGACAACCTCCGGACACTGTCCTCCCGCGAAGAGTTCGAACGCGCCGCGGATGAACGGGATCGGCTGTCCGCTCTCGTCCGTACGGCGGCACGGCACGAAAGACTCTCCCTCCTGTCGAACATCCCGGAGTTGCGAGCCTCCCGTCCCGCCGATCGCGGCTGGGAAATCATCGTCGTGCGGTGGGGAAGGCTCGCCGGATCAGCCGTTGCGAATTCCGTCCACGAGGTCCTGGGAACCGTGGAGGCGCTTGCCTCTGCAACAAAGGCCGTTGAGCGGCCGGAGACCGCCTGCGGGGCTGCCCCGGTCGAAGAGACCGAGCTTCTCTACAACTGGATCACGTCGCCAACAGCTCGCCTGCTGAACTCCCCCGACCAGCCATTCGCTGTCTCTCGTTTCTCACCTTTGCGATTCACGATCGACGTGGCAGTCGAACGCACTCCATCCCGTTCGAGAGCGTAA
- a CDS encoding pyrophosphate--fructose-6-phosphate 1-phosphotransferase — MALNRVAILTAGGFAPCLSSAVGGLIERYNELDPEIEIVGYEYGYHGLLTGTKIVFDEEARKNAGVLQNFGGSPIGNSRVKLTNVDDLVKRGLVKEGENPLEVAAEQLRKDGVDVLHTIGGDDTNTTAADLAAYLHEHQYELTVVGLPKTIDNDIVPIAQSLGALTAAEEAAEYAINIIGEHRSSPRMLIIHEVMGRACGYLTARASYDYRRWVDAQEWLPSAGLKKERWDIHAVYLPEMDINLETEAERLRGVMDEQGNVNIFLSEGAGVDEIIEEMEAAGEEVPRDPFGHVKLDKINPGQWFADKFAERLGAEKVMVQKSGYYSRAASARAEDLRLIKGMVDYAVESALRGDSGVVGHDEEDGNKLKSIKFDRIAGHKKFNMFVPWFEEVMETIGQPLKAD; from the coding sequence ATGGCATTGAACCGTGTTGCTATCTTGACTGCGGGCGGCTTCGCCCCCTGCCTTTCTTCCGCTGTTGGCGGGCTCATTGAGCGCTACAACGAGCTGGATCCCGAAATCGAGATTGTCGGCTACGAGTACGGCTACCACGGCCTGCTCACCGGCACGAAGATCGTATTCGACGAGGAGGCACGCAAGAACGCAGGAGTTCTTCAAAACTTTGGCGGTTCCCCCATTGGTAACTCGCGGGTCAAGCTCACGAACGTTGACGATCTCGTCAAGCGCGGCCTCGTCAAGGAAGGCGAGAACCCGCTCGAGGTAGCTGCGGAGCAGCTCCGCAAGGACGGCGTTGACGTTCTTCACACCATCGGTGGTGACGACACGAACACGACCGCCGCTGATCTCGCTGCCTACCTGCACGAGCACCAGTACGAGCTGACCGTCGTTGGTCTTCCCAAGACGATCGACAACGACATTGTTCCGATCGCCCAGTCCCTGGGCGCCCTCACGGCGGCTGAGGAGGCTGCCGAGTATGCGATCAACATCATCGGTGAGCACCGTTCCTCGCCCCGCATGCTCATCATCCACGAGGTCATGGGACGCGCCTGCGGCTACCTGACGGCACGCGCCTCCTACGACTACCGTCGCTGGGTTGACGCCCAGGAGTGGCTGCCCTCGGCCGGCCTCAAGAAAGAACGCTGGGACATCCACGCCGTGTACCTGCCGGAAATGGATATCAACCTTGAGACCGAGGCAGAGCGTCTCCGCGGTGTCATGGACGAGCAGGGCAACGTCAACATCTTCCTCTCGGAGGGTGCCGGCGTCGACGAGATCATTGAAGAGATGGAAGCGGCCGGCGAAGAGGTTCCCCGCGATCCCTTCGGCCACGTCAAGCTTGACAAGATCAACCCTGGACAGTGGTTTGCCGACAAGTTCGCCGAGCGCCTCGGTGCCGAGAAGGTCATGGTCCAGAAGTCCGGCTACTACTCGCGTGCAGCCAGCGCGCGTGCCGAGGATCTGCGCCTTATCAAGGGCATGGTCGACTACGCCGTCGAGTCCGCACTCCGCGGAGACTCGGGCGTTGTCGGACACGACGAGGAGGACGGCAACAAGCTGAAGTCCATCAAGTTTGACCGCATTGCAGGCCACAAGAAGTTCAACATGTTTGTTCCGTGGTTCGAAGAGGTCATGGAGACCATCGGCCAGCCCCTCAAGGCTGACTGA
- a CDS encoding class II 3-deoxy-7-phosphoheptulonate synthase, with protein MESQPVHEIYQSLERWRELPAKHQPAWPDADKVRGVGDYLRSMPPLVFAGEADTLKEEIAKAGRGEAFILQGGDCAETFVDSVSAARIRAKIQTILQMAIILTYGAALPVVKIGRMAGQYAKPRSNPLETRDGVELPSYMGDAVNGHDFTPEQRIPDPQRMVDAYHRSATTLNLIRAFTGGGFADMSKVHEWNKGFTENPAYKKYEKMAEDIDWALRFMSAAGIDSPNLRTVDMYSSHEALLLEYETAMTRIDQRTSKPYNTSAHFLWIGERTRDVDGAHVDLLSHVRNPIGVKLGPTSTVDDARRLMDKLNPDGEEGRLTFITRMGASKIRSILPDLVEGITSDGRPVTWMTDPMHGNTITASNGYKTRRMEDVVDEVRGFFDVHIGLGTVPGGVHIELTGDSVTEVLGGSEELSEEILSQRYETLVDPRLNHRQSLELAFLVSQMLRDSDK; from the coding sequence GTGGAATCGCAACCAGTACATGAGATTTACCAGTCGCTCGAACGCTGGCGGGAACTGCCCGCCAAGCACCAGCCTGCCTGGCCGGATGCTGACAAGGTGCGGGGCGTTGGCGACTATCTGCGCTCCATGCCGCCCCTCGTCTTTGCTGGCGAGGCCGATACGCTCAAGGAAGAGATCGCCAAGGCGGGCCGCGGAGAGGCTTTTATCCTCCAGGGCGGCGACTGCGCCGAAACGTTTGTGGACTCCGTGTCCGCGGCTCGTATCCGCGCAAAGATCCAGACCATCTTGCAGATGGCGATCATCCTGACCTACGGGGCTGCACTCCCGGTTGTGAAGATTGGGCGCATGGCGGGTCAGTACGCGAAGCCGCGTTCCAACCCGCTGGAGACCCGCGATGGCGTTGAGCTGCCCTCCTACATGGGAGATGCTGTCAACGGTCACGACTTCACGCCCGAGCAGCGGATCCCGGATCCGCAGCGCATGGTGGATGCCTACCATCGCTCGGCAACAACCCTGAACCTGATTCGGGCCTTCACCGGTGGCGGCTTTGCCGACATGTCGAAGGTGCACGAATGGAACAAGGGCTTTACGGAGAACCCGGCGTACAAGAAGTACGAGAAGATGGCGGAAGACATCGACTGGGCACTCCGCTTCATGAGTGCCGCGGGGATTGACTCCCCGAACCTGCGTACGGTGGACATGTACTCCTCTCACGAGGCGTTGCTACTCGAATACGAGACGGCAATGACTCGTATCGACCAGCGCACCAGCAAGCCGTACAACACGTCCGCGCACTTCCTGTGGATCGGTGAACGCACCCGCGACGTCGACGGTGCCCACGTCGACCTGCTTTCGCACGTCCGCAACCCCATTGGTGTCAAGCTTGGACCGACCTCAACAGTCGATGATGCCAGGCGCCTCATGGACAAGCTCAACCCGGACGGTGAGGAAGGCCGCCTGACCTTTATCACCCGCATGGGTGCTTCGAAGATCAGGTCGATCCTTCCCGACCTCGTCGAGGGCATTACGAGCGACGGGCGCCCGGTTACGTGGATGACGGACCCGATGCACGGCAACACAATCACCGCGTCGAATGGCTACAAGACGAGGCGCATGGAAGATGTTGTCGATGAAGTCCGCGGCTTCTTCGACGTCCACATCGGACTTGGCACGGTGCCCGGCGGTGTTCATATCGAACTCACCGGTGACTCCGTCACCGAGGTTCTCGGCGGCTCTGAAGAACTGTCTGAAGAGATCCTTTCTCAGCGGTACGAGACGCTCGTTGATCCGCGCCTCAACCACAGGCAGTCGCTCGAGCTAGCGTTCCTTGTCTCCCAGATGTTGCGAGACAGCGACAAGTAG
- the pknB gene encoding Stk1 family PASTA domain-containing Ser/Thr kinase: protein MKTVPDPLLGTVIDGRYLIRARVARGGMATVYKAQDQRLDRDVAVKVMHPHLADQDEFVQRFHREALAAAKLSHPNVVSVYDEGTVESDTVNAMAYLVMEYISGDDLRTELSRRGSLPLGMALEIIRQVLAALGSAHQAGLIHRDVKPENVMLVNGDDVNAKVTDFGLARAVAAARSTTAGTVLGTVAYLAPEVLQEQATARSDIYAAGIMLYELIAGDVPFTAETPIALAYKHVNDNMPRLSTMAPWIPSSVDSLIGLLTAKNPEQRPANGTEARDRVQAVLNDLDDIIAKRRVAVTPTNLDRTSSERNKLAQTGSHDTRTFTPAHKTAVLTAPPEQTKRKISRGHEIAKRRSGSNEVASSTTSTIWRWLIILLLIGASAAGVYWYFTAGPGMRIAVPDVAGRQQDAAVTIIETVGLTPVIETDYSDDIREGYVISSDPEPATQMAKNEEVTLTVSLGIEQVTVPSVVGLPRETATQQLTDNRLEVEYDEDYSQTVLEGNVIEQSIEASTEVDHSSVVTLTVSLGREPVEIVDVTGQPLEEATETLTEVGLEVDTDNAYSDEVPEGNVIAQSTSGSAFRGDSVTLTISLGPELFEVPDVYGMSRGDATDVLEELGFVVEYEDFLGGVFNRVREQSIPAGEEHPRGTVITLIVV from the coding sequence GTGAAAACTGTGCCTGATCCGCTTCTGGGGACCGTCATCGATGGACGGTACCTCATTCGTGCCCGCGTGGCGCGGGGCGGCATGGCCACCGTCTACAAGGCCCAGGATCAGCGACTGGACCGGGACGTGGCCGTCAAGGTCATGCATCCGCACCTGGCCGACCAGGACGAGTTCGTCCAGCGTTTCCACCGGGAAGCACTCGCCGCCGCAAAGCTTTCCCACCCGAACGTTGTCTCCGTCTATGACGAGGGCACCGTCGAGTCCGACACCGTCAACGCCATGGCCTACCTCGTCATGGAATACATTAGCGGCGACGATCTGCGTACCGAACTCAGCAGGCGCGGCTCTCTGCCCCTCGGTATGGCTCTGGAAATCATTCGCCAGGTTCTTGCCGCCCTCGGTTCCGCGCACCAGGCGGGCCTTATTCACCGCGACGTGAAGCCCGAGAATGTCATGCTCGTCAACGGTGACGACGTGAACGCGAAAGTCACCGACTTTGGCCTCGCCCGCGCCGTTGCGGCCGCCCGGTCAACAACCGCCGGCACCGTGCTCGGCACCGTGGCCTACCTGGCACCCGAAGTGCTCCAGGAGCAGGCGACCGCCCGATCGGACATTTATGCCGCCGGCATCATGCTCTACGAGCTCATCGCCGGTGATGTGCCGTTCACCGCTGAAACTCCCATTGCCCTGGCATACAAGCATGTCAACGACAACATGCCACGCCTGTCGACGATGGCACCGTGGATCCCGTCCTCTGTCGACTCCCTCATTGGTTTGCTCACCGCCAAGAACCCTGAGCAGCGCCCCGCTAACGGTACCGAGGCCCGGGACCGCGTCCAGGCCGTACTCAACGATCTTGATGACATCATCGCCAAGCGACGGGTCGCCGTTACCCCCACGAACCTTGACCGCACTTCGTCCGAGCGAAACAAGCTTGCACAGACCGGTTCGCACGACACCCGCACGTTCACGCCCGCCCACAAGACAGCTGTTCTCACGGCTCCCCCGGAGCAGACGAAACGGAAGATTTCCCGCGGTCATGAGATCGCCAAGCGCCGCTCTGGCTCCAACGAGGTCGCTTCCTCGACCACGTCGACGATATGGCGGTGGCTCATTATCCTCCTCCTTATCGGCGCCTCCGCTGCCGGCGTCTACTGGTATTTCACCGCCGGACCCGGCATGAGAATCGCCGTGCCTGACGTCGCTGGCAGGCAGCAGGACGCTGCCGTCACCATCATTGAGACCGTCGGACTTACCCCGGTGATCGAAACGGACTACTCGGACGATATCCGCGAAGGCTACGTCATCTCTTCCGATCCCGAGCCTGCCACGCAGATGGCAAAGAACGAGGAAGTCACGCTCACGGTTTCCCTCGGAATCGAACAGGTCACCGTTCCCTCGGTCGTTGGACTTCCCCGGGAGACGGCCACGCAGCAGCTAACGGACAACCGTCTCGAGGTGGAATACGACGAGGACTACTCCCAGACCGTCCTCGAAGGCAACGTTATCGAGCAGTCGATCGAGGCTTCCACCGAGGTCGACCATTCCTCCGTTGTTACCCTGACCGTCTCGCTCGGTCGGGAGCCCGTCGAGATTGTCGACGTCACCGGCCAGCCGCTTGAAGAAGCAACCGAGACCCTTACCGAGGTCGGCTTGGAGGTCGATACCGACAATGCCTACTCCGACGAAGTTCCCGAGGGCAACGTGATTGCACAGTCGACCTCAGGCTCAGCCTTCCGCGGTGACTCGGTGACGCTCACGATCTCCCTTGGCCCCGAGCTGTTCGAAGTTCCGGACGTCTACGGCATGTCTCGCGGCGACGCAACGGACGTGCTCGAGGAATTGGGCTTTGTTGTCGAGTACGAAGACTTCCTCGGAGGCGTCTTCAACCGGGTCCGCGAACAATCGATTCCCGCAGGTGAAGAACACCCTCGTGGCACCGTCATCACCCTCATCGTCGTCTAG
- a CDS encoding lytic transglycosylase domain-containing protein produces MSYSRRSFGVTMAATAAIGALAPLPASATDLPADNPALKLPTATYQVASGDSVWEISQRFGVSMNSIIEANGLGRSAVIYPGQRLEIPSSGSTQSTAPAASSGSNTTGSSASAKTYTVKRGDTLSGIALKNGTSVSALKSNNGLSSDIIYPGQKLSLTASSSSNSASSSSSSSASNGSSSASTYTVKRGDTLGAIAARHNTTVSAIVTASGLKNANMIYPGQVLKLSGSASTSTPASSTPSTPAPSAESTTYTVKRGDTLGAIASKHGTTVSAIMRASGLSSTVIYPGQVLTVAGTASNTGGGSYDLVPNTFLHYTYPDATVRSANENKAYLNSIAVPSRAETQAMVRQVAIQYGVDPALAQAHAFRESGFDARAVSPANAIGTMQVIPSSGEWASDLVGRDLNLLDPYENIVAGVVIIRQLQASAGSLDAGIAGYYQGLGSVRRYGMFSDTQQYVQRVKASMAQFR; encoded by the coding sequence ATGTCGTACTCACGGCGCTCATTCGGCGTAACCATGGCTGCAACGGCCGCCATCGGAGCTCTTGCTCCCCTTCCCGCCTCAGCAACTGACCTTCCCGCCGACAATCCGGCACTCAAGCTCCCGACCGCGACATACCAGGTCGCCAGCGGCGATTCGGTTTGGGAGATCTCGCAGCGCTTCGGCGTTTCGATGAACTCGATCATTGAAGCGAACGGTCTCGGCCGCAGCGCCGTGATCTACCCGGGACAGCGGCTCGAGATCCCGTCCTCCGGTTCCACCCAGTCGACTGCACCTGCCGCTTCGTCCGGATCGAACACCACCGGTTCGAGTGCGTCGGCGAAGACCTACACCGTGAAGCGCGGCGATACACTGTCGGGAATCGCTCTGAAGAACGGCACGTCCGTGTCCGCTCTGAAGTCGAACAACGGACTCTCTTCGGACATCATCTACCCCGGACAGAAGCTGTCGCTCACGGCGTCCTCCTCGAGCAATTCTGCGAGCTCTTCTTCCTCTTCTTCAGCATCGAACGGTTCCTCATCGGCGTCGACCTACACGGTGAAGCGCGGAGACACTCTCGGAGCCATTGCCGCTCGCCACAACACGACGGTCTCCGCGATCGTTACGGCGTCGGGACTCAAGAACGCAAACATGATCTACCCCGGTCAGGTCCTGAAGCTCAGCGGTTCAGCAAGCACGTCGACCCCGGCGAGCTCCACTCCAAGCACTCCCGCCCCGAGCGCGGAGTCCACGACCTACACCGTCAAGCGTGGCGATACCCTCGGAGCAATTGCCTCAAAGCACGGCACCACAGTTTCGGCAATTATGCGGGCCTCGGGCCTGTCCTCGACCGTGATCTACCCGGGTCAGGTCCTGACCGTGGCGGGCACCGCATCGAACACGGGCGGCGGATCCTACGATCTCGTCCCGAACACTTTCCTGCACTACACGTACCCGGATGCCACGGTTCGTTCCGCCAATGAGAACAAGGCATACCTGAACTCGATCGCCGTGCCCTCGCGTGCGGAGACTCAGGCCATGGTCCGCCAGGTAGCGATTCAGTATGGGGTCGACCCGGCACTGGCCCAGGCACACGCCTTCCGGGAGTCGGGCTTCGATGCTCGCGCGGTCTCCCCCGCAAACGCTATCGGGACCATGCAGGTCATTCCCTCTTCGGGCGAATGGGCCTCGGACCTGGTCGGCCGCGACCTGAACCTGCTTGACCCGTACGAGAACATCGTGGCCGGTGTTGTCATCATCCGTCAGCTCCAGGCAAGCGCCGGCTCGCTTGACGCCGGCATTGCTGGCTACTACCAGGGCCTCGGATCCGTGCGCCGCTACGGCATGTTCTCCGACACCCAGCAGTACGTCCAGCGTGTCAAGGCCTCCATGGCACAGTTCCGTTAA